From the Hymenobacter yonginensis genome, one window contains:
- a CDS encoding Crp/Fnr family transcriptional regulator: MVLLASSAPRNCQDCRCVSRSLLGTCQLSELSLISGSKMSQQYQRGQIIFQEGNRPAGLYCIHQGRVKMSKLSSDGKEQILSLRKEGDVLGFQPLCTGGSYEATAVALTDCVVCLVPRPDFYSLLEQNSQFSHALLRRLSEVLSETQQQMLHTAYKPVRERLAEALLLLYNFFRPETPDQFSIPISRDDLAAITSTAKETASRLLSELREEGIIATQGSRIIVLDLPRLQKMCAPHS, translated from the coding sequence ATGGTTCTGCTAGCTTCTTCCGCCCCCCGCAATTGCCAGGACTGCCGCTGTGTGAGCCGGTCGTTGCTGGGCACGTGCCAGCTGAGTGAGCTGAGCCTGATTTCAGGCAGCAAAATGTCGCAGCAATACCAGCGCGGCCAGATCATTTTTCAGGAAGGCAACCGGCCGGCCGGGCTGTACTGCATTCATCAGGGCCGGGTGAAGATGTCCAAGCTGAGCAGCGACGGCAAAGAGCAGATCCTGAGTTTGCGCAAGGAAGGCGACGTGCTCGGGTTTCAGCCGCTCTGTACCGGCGGCAGCTACGAGGCCACCGCCGTGGCCCTCACCGACTGCGTGGTGTGCCTGGTGCCCCGCCCCGACTTCTACAGCCTGCTGGAGCAAAACTCCCAGTTTTCGCACGCGCTGCTGCGGCGGCTCTCCGAGGTGCTGAGCGAAACCCAGCAGCAGATGCTGCATACCGCCTACAAGCCCGTGCGTGAGCGGCTGGCCGAAGCCCTGCTGCTGCTCTACAACTTCTTCCGCCCGGAAACCCCCGACCAATTCAGCATTCCTATCTCGCGCGACGACCTGGCGGCCATTACCAGTACGGCCAAGGAAACCGCCAGCCGCCTGCTGTCGGAGCTGCGCGAAGAAGGCATTATTGCCACCCAGGGCAGCCGCATCATCGTGCTGGATTTGCCACGCCTGCAGAAAATGTGCGCGCCGCACAGCTAG
- a CDS encoding EamA family transporter: MPTRPRPLVLVALLALYLIWGSTYLATKVALGAWPPFLLSASRFLLAGALQYGAMRLSGAAAPSRQEWGRAAVVGFCLPLFGNGATVFAQQYIPSGMAALLVATVPMFLVLLGWATGLTARPTGKVLLGLALGLGGLGLLMSQRSAAPVLMPGHPGIGVAAVLLAAFMWSVGSLYSKKKPIAGSPFLGVGMQMLCGGGFLLVAGLLHGEAAAYDLSAVPLKAWGAFAYLVVGGSFVAFSAYIWLLRVVEPALAGTYAFVNPVVAVLLGWLFAGETLNAGMLGGAALIVAAVALVVLGGRPPKVKEVQEA, from the coding sequence ATGCCTACTCGTCCCCGTCCTTTGGTTTTAGTTGCGCTGCTGGCGCTGTACCTGATCTGGGGCTCCACCTACCTAGCCACGAAGGTGGCGCTGGGGGCTTGGCCACCGTTTCTGCTGTCGGCGTCGCGGTTTCTGCTGGCGGGTGCGCTGCAGTACGGAGCCATGCGGCTGAGTGGAGCCGCCGCGCCCAGCCGCCAGGAATGGGGCCGGGCCGCCGTGGTGGGCTTCTGCCTGCCGCTGTTTGGTAACGGGGCCACGGTTTTCGCGCAGCAATACATTCCGTCGGGAATGGCGGCGCTGCTGGTGGCCACGGTGCCCATGTTTCTGGTGCTGCTGGGCTGGGCCACCGGCCTCACGGCGCGCCCGACGGGCAAGGTGCTGCTGGGGCTGGCCCTGGGGTTGGGCGGGCTGGGGCTGCTGATGAGCCAGCGCAGCGCGGCGCCGGTGCTGATGCCGGGCCACCCCGGCATTGGGGTGGCGGCGGTGCTGCTGGCGGCCTTCATGTGGTCGGTGGGCTCGTTGTATTCCAAGAAGAAGCCCATTGCCGGCTCGCCGTTTCTGGGCGTGGGCATGCAGATGCTGTGCGGCGGCGGGTTTCTGCTGGTGGCGGGGCTGCTGCACGGCGAGGCCGCGGCCTACGACCTGAGCGCCGTGCCGCTGAAAGCCTGGGGCGCGTTTGCCTACCTAGTGGTGGGAGGCTCGTTTGTGGCGTTTTCGGCCTACATCTGGCTGCTGCGGGTGGTGGAGCCGGCCCTGGCGGGCACCTACGCCTTCGTGAACCCCGTGGTGGCGGTGCTGCTGGGCTGGCTGTTTGCGGGCGAAACCCTGAACGCCGGCATGCTGGGCGGCGCGGCCCTGATTGTGGCAGCCGTGGCCCTGGTAGTGCTGGGCGGCCGGCCGCCGAAAGTGAAGGAGGTTCAGGAGGCGTAG
- a CDS encoding alpha-L-rhamnosidase-related protein: MSRLSCFTGFLLGLGFLAACQMTKSTSSPTAGAPAAAPAAPVWQSAAYTVYRDSLVQGRFTARALSRQVLTSNYQSPANAFQSPQVSFKFSINGKDNEMPPGQDHLFLALPAAGGAALETPVIVFGQQSVDKRPVPANQYLAPNTPLTIRLDLRPMLAAFKKQGYYTLYNGQKLYQADFKHVFLAGNTAPLSWDFDNLINKPPLELKDPDGNGIYETTVVLNAHSDQKSTAARWQATLDVSALPQLTSDFPLLDALYNMALEEAKRAVEPDGTFRTGQEWAGVWTRDISYSIILSQALLQPEAAKTSLLRKVTPEGRIIQDTGTGGAYPVSTDRIIWATAAWEIYLSTGDEAWLRQVYPIIRRTIEDDEQVAYDAQTSLVRGESSFLDWREQTYPKWMQPADIYQSENLGTNAAHYQGNIVLGLMAEKLGETAVARDAQARAARIRQGINQHLWLEDKGYYGQFRYGRVHQQVSPKAEALGETLAVLFGMAEGSRASTVVARTPVMDYGVPCIYPQISGIPPYHNNAVWPFVQSYWGLAAAKVGNETAFLESLMAVARPAALFLTNKENFVASNGDFAGTQINSSNMLWSLSGALGLVYKGLFGMDFQPSQLTFRPFVPQALAGTRRLSNFRYRGAVLDIEMTGFGQGIQRITLDGQPLPEATLPATLTGAHTVRIELANTPPPASSQNKVAHHVAPPTPAVRYTAGTLAWPAVEGARAYQVLRNGQFAARTTETSYPVPAGQPFSEYQVVAIDAQGFESFASEPVLPEAARYTQVVEIEAAAPQSTKAYKGYQGKGFVEISKTMNRRLAVPVSVPAAGVYALDFRYANGNGPINTSNKCAIRTLRLGTQLLGTVVLPQRGVDEWSNWGYSNPLMVRLPRGKSVLTLTLDPANENMNGAVNEAILDQLRLIRVQ; encoded by the coding sequence ATGTCCCGACTTTCCTGCTTTACCGGCTTCCTGCTCGGCCTCGGCTTTCTTGCTGCCTGCCAGATGACCAAATCCACTTCCTCCCCTACCGCCGGCGCGCCGGCTGCGGCGCCGGCCGCGCCCGTGTGGCAGTCGGCGGCCTACACCGTCTACCGCGACTCGCTGGTGCAGGGCCGCTTCACGGCGCGGGCTCTGTCGCGCCAAGTGCTGACGAGCAACTACCAGAGCCCGGCCAACGCCTTCCAGAGCCCGCAGGTTAGCTTCAAGTTCAGTATCAACGGCAAGGACAACGAAATGCCGCCCGGCCAGGACCATCTGTTTCTGGCGCTGCCAGCCGCCGGGGGCGCGGCCCTCGAAACGCCGGTTATCGTGTTCGGGCAGCAGTCGGTGGATAAGCGGCCGGTGCCGGCCAACCAGTACCTGGCGCCCAACACACCGCTCACCATCCGGCTGGATCTGCGGCCCATGCTGGCTGCGTTCAAGAAGCAGGGCTACTACACGCTCTACAATGGGCAGAAGCTCTATCAGGCCGATTTCAAGCACGTCTTCTTGGCCGGCAACACCGCGCCGCTGAGCTGGGACTTCGACAACCTGATCAACAAGCCGCCGCTGGAGCTGAAAGACCCCGACGGCAACGGCATCTACGAAACCACGGTGGTGCTCAACGCCCACTCCGACCAGAAAAGCACCGCCGCCCGCTGGCAGGCCACGCTCGACGTATCGGCGCTGCCGCAGCTTACTTCCGATTTTCCGCTGCTCGATGCGCTGTATAACATGGCGCTGGAAGAAGCTAAGCGCGCCGTGGAGCCCGACGGCACGTTCCGTACCGGCCAGGAGTGGGCTGGCGTCTGGACCCGCGACATCAGCTACAGCATCATCTTGAGCCAAGCGCTGCTGCAGCCGGAAGCCGCCAAAACCAGCCTTCTGCGTAAGGTGACGCCCGAAGGCCGCATCATTCAGGATACGGGCACCGGTGGCGCCTACCCGGTTTCCACCGACCGGATTATCTGGGCCACGGCGGCCTGGGAAATCTACCTCAGCACCGGCGACGAGGCGTGGCTGCGGCAGGTGTACCCTATCATCCGGCGCACCATCGAAGACGACGAGCAGGTGGCGTATGATGCGCAAACCAGCCTCGTGCGCGGCGAATCGTCGTTTCTGGACTGGCGCGAGCAGACTTACCCCAAATGGATGCAGCCCGCTGACATCTACCAGAGCGAAAACCTGGGCACCAACGCTGCGCACTACCAAGGCAACATCGTGCTGGGCCTGATGGCTGAAAAGCTGGGCGAAACCGCCGTAGCGCGCGACGCGCAGGCTCGCGCGGCCCGCATCAGGCAGGGCATCAACCAGCACCTGTGGCTGGAGGACAAAGGCTACTACGGCCAGTTTCGCTACGGCCGCGTGCATCAGCAGGTGTCGCCGAAGGCGGAGGCGCTGGGCGAGACGCTAGCGGTGCTGTTTGGGATGGCTGAAGGCAGCCGCGCCAGCACCGTGGTGGCCCGCACGCCCGTTATGGACTACGGCGTGCCGTGCATCTACCCGCAGATTTCCGGCATCCCGCCCTACCACAACAACGCCGTGTGGCCCTTCGTGCAGAGCTATTGGGGACTGGCGGCGGCCAAAGTCGGCAACGAAACGGCTTTCCTGGAGAGCCTGATGGCCGTGGCCCGGCCTGCGGCGCTGTTTCTCACCAACAAGGAAAACTTCGTGGCCAGCAACGGCGACTTCGCCGGCACCCAAATCAACAGCAGCAACATGCTCTGGAGTCTCTCGGGTGCGCTGGGGCTGGTGTACAAGGGGCTGTTCGGCATGGATTTCCAGCCCAGTCAGCTCACGTTCCGGCCGTTTGTGCCGCAGGCGCTGGCGGGCACCCGCCGGCTCAGCAACTTCCGCTACCGGGGCGCCGTGCTGGATATCGAAATGACCGGTTTCGGCCAAGGCATCCAGCGGATTACGCTGGATGGCCAGCCACTGCCCGAAGCCACGCTTCCGGCCACGCTCACCGGCGCGCACACCGTCCGGATTGAGCTAGCCAATACGCCGCCGCCGGCCTCGTCGCAGAACAAAGTAGCGCACCACGTAGCCCCGCCCACGCCGGCCGTGCGCTACACAGCCGGCACCCTGGCCTGGCCCGCCGTGGAGGGCGCCCGCGCCTACCAAGTGCTGCGCAACGGTCAGTTTGCCGCCCGCACCACCGAAACCTCCTACCCCGTGCCCGCAGGCCAGCCGTTCAGCGAGTACCAGGTGGTAGCCATCGACGCCCAGGGTTTTGAAAGTTTCGCTAGTGAGCCGGTGTTACCGGAGGCTGCCCGCTACACGCAGGTGGTGGAAATTGAGGCGGCCGCGCCCCAATCAACCAAAGCGTACAAGGGGTATCAGGGAAAAGGCTTTGTGGAAATCAGCAAGACGATGAACCGCCGCCTTGCAGTGCCGGTATCGGTGCCGGCGGCGGGCGTCTACGCGCTTGATTTTCGCTACGCCAACGGCAACGGCCCCATTAACACCAGCAACAAGTGCGCTATTCGCACGCTGCGCCTCGGGACGCAATTGCTGGGCACGGTGGTACTACCGCAGCGTGGCGTGGATGAGTGGTCGAACTGGGGGTACTCCAACCCCCTTATGGTGCGGTTGCCTCGTGGCAAGTCGGTACTGACCCTAACCTTGGACCCGGCCAACGAAAACATGAACGGTGCCGTGAACGAAGCAATTTTGGACCAGTTGCGCCTGATTCGCGTCCAATAA
- a CDS encoding group III truncated hemoglobin: MQTSAPLHDIQTEGDIKTLVDTLCHKATQDTLLGASFGAAARIHWPHYLTSQYRYWSSTLLGQGVTEGEPLPEQVALPRSGAHVEHWLNLFSSTVEEYFTGSKAEEAKQLARQMATRLSASRTRELPVD, from the coding sequence ATGCAAACCTCTGCCCCGCTCCACGACATTCAGACCGAAGGCGACATCAAGACGCTCGTTGACACGCTGTGCCACAAGGCTACGCAGGACACGCTACTTGGTGCCAGCTTTGGAGCCGCTGCCCGCATTCACTGGCCCCACTACCTCACGTCGCAGTACCGCTATTGGAGCAGCACGCTGCTGGGCCAGGGCGTTACCGAAGGCGAGCCCCTGCCGGAGCAGGTAGCCCTGCCCCGCAGCGGCGCACACGTAGAGCACTGGCTGAACCTGTTTTCTTCCACCGTAGAAGAGTATTTCACCGGTTCCAAAGCCGAGGAAGCCAAGCAGTTGGCCCGCCAGATGGCCACCCGCCTCAGCGCCTCCCGCACCCGCGAGCTGCCGGTCGACTAG
- the odhB gene encoding 2-oxoglutarate dehydrogenase complex dihydrolipoyllysine-residue succinyltransferase produces the protein MGLEIKIPAVGESITEVTIAKWLKADGDTVKRDEILAELESDKATFELPAEADGVLKIRVAEGETIGIGTTIAEIDGAGAAAAPAAAAPAASAPAAPAADPVSQGEQNPTASDQAGYGGQPAGGAAAPAAAPAGNGGGATVEMTIPAVGESITEVTVAKWLKEDGAQVQRDEIIAELESDKATFELPAEGTGILRHAAKEGETIGIGATIARIEGGSGAAAPASAPAAAPAAAQTAPAAAAPAASATTSYATGTPSPAAGKILGEKGINPADVQGSGRDGRITKEDAQNAQAKPAAPAPAAAPAAAKPAAAPQAAPAASGNRNVRRERMSNLRKTVARRLVSVKNETAMLTTFNEVNMQPIMDLRNKFKDKFKEKHSVGLGFMSFFTKAVCVALKEWPAVNAQIDGTDIVYNDFCDISIAVSAPKGLVVPVIRNAEELSFDGIEKEIVRLATLARDNKLTIEQMTGGTFTITNGGVFGSMMSTPIINAPQSAILGMHNIVQRPIAENGQVVIRPMMYLALSYDHRIIDGRESVSFLVRVKELLEDPTRLLLGV, from the coding sequence ATGGGTCTGGAAATTAAAATCCCCGCCGTCGGCGAGTCTATCACCGAAGTAACCATTGCCAAGTGGCTGAAAGCCGACGGTGACACCGTTAAGCGCGACGAGATTCTGGCCGAGCTGGAATCCGATAAAGCTACGTTCGAGCTGCCCGCCGAGGCCGACGGCGTGCTGAAAATCCGCGTTGCCGAGGGCGAAACCATCGGTATCGGCACCACCATTGCCGAAATCGACGGTGCCGGTGCGGCTGCCGCGCCGGCCGCTGCGGCTCCGGCTGCCAGCGCCCCCGCCGCTCCCGCTGCCGACCCGGTAAGCCAGGGCGAGCAGAACCCCACCGCCAGCGACCAGGCCGGCTACGGCGGCCAGCCTGCCGGCGGTGCCGCCGCTCCGGCTGCGGCTCCCGCCGGCAACGGCGGTGGTGCTACCGTGGAAATGACTATTCCGGCCGTGGGCGAATCCATCACGGAAGTAACCGTGGCCAAGTGGCTGAAGGAAGACGGCGCCCAGGTGCAGCGCGACGAAATCATTGCCGAGCTGGAATCGGACAAGGCCACGTTTGAGCTGCCCGCCGAAGGCACCGGCATCCTGCGCCACGCCGCCAAGGAAGGCGAAACTATCGGTATCGGTGCTACCATTGCCCGCATCGAAGGCGGCAGCGGTGCTGCTGCTCCGGCTTCGGCTCCCGCCGCTGCACCAGCCGCTGCCCAGACTGCTCCGGCCGCCGCGGCTCCGGCTGCTTCGGCAACCACCAGCTACGCTACCGGCACGCCTTCGCCGGCGGCCGGCAAAATCCTCGGTGAGAAAGGCATCAACCCCGCCGACGTGCAGGGCTCGGGCCGCGACGGCCGCATCACGAAAGAAGATGCCCAGAACGCCCAGGCCAAGCCTGCTGCTCCGGCTCCGGCCGCTGCTCCCGCTGCCGCCAAACCGGCTGCGGCACCCCAGGCGGCTCCGGCTGCCAGCGGCAACCGCAACGTGCGCCGTGAGCGGATGAGCAACCTGCGCAAGACTGTCGCCCGCCGCTTGGTATCGGTTAAAAATGAAACGGCCATGCTCACCACCTTCAACGAGGTGAACATGCAGCCCATCATGGACCTGCGTAACAAGTTCAAAGACAAGTTCAAGGAGAAGCACAGCGTGGGCCTCGGCTTCATGTCGTTCTTCACCAAGGCCGTGTGCGTGGCGCTGAAAGAGTGGCCCGCCGTGAATGCCCAGATTGATGGCACCGACATCGTATACAACGACTTCTGCGACATCAGCATTGCCGTATCGGCCCCCAAAGGGCTGGTGGTGCCGGTAATCCGGAACGCTGAGGAGCTGTCGTTTGATGGCATTGAGAAGGAAATCGTGCGCCTCGCCACGCTGGCCCGCGACAACAAGCTCACCATCGAGCAGATGACCGGCGGTACGTTCACCATCACCAACGGCGGCGTGTTCGGCTCTATGATGAGCACCCCCATCATCAACGCCCCGCAGTCGGCCATCCTGGGTATGCACAACATCGTGCAGCGCCCGATTGCCGAAAACGGCCAGGTGGTGATTCGCCCCATGATGTACCTCGCCCTGAGCTACGACCACCGCATCATCGACGGCCGCGAGTCGGTGTCGTTCCTGGTGCGGGTGAAAGAACTGCTCGAAGACCCAACCCGCTTGCTGCTGGGCGTCTAG
- a CDS encoding 2-oxoglutarate dehydrogenase E1 component, translating to MDANSYIANAHGDYLDNLYQSYKADPQSVDASWQKFFEGFDFAQQYPEDGMPQADGEGVLTTSASTNQAGAVRAVDTVAADKETQVRNLIHAYRSRGHLVAKTNPVRERKDRKARLNIADFGLSDADLDTKFKNGEVLGLGSEATLREIVAALQKVYTRTIGFEYMYIRDPQVLDWFREKVEKDSLSFNPGVEYKKRILKKLNEAVVFENFLHTKFLGQKRFSLEGGESTIPALDAIINKASELGVREVMIGMAHRGRLNVLANIMGKTYEQIFSEFEGTAVPDLTMGDGDVKYHMGYSSEVEAEGGQKVNLKLAPNPSHLEAVNPVVEGFVRAKIEHQYGGDYHQILPILIHGDAALAGQGIGYELTQMSLLEGYRTGGTLHFVINNQVGFTTDFEDARSSIYSTDLAKIIDAPVLHVNGDDPEAVVFAVRLATEYRQQFHADIFIDMVCYRRHGHNESDEPKFTQPTLYNLISKHQNPREVYNAMLVQRGDVDAQLAQQMDKEFRDTLQARLDMVKQKPLPYNYQPLENEWRTLRRSKPEDFEKSPETGISEEVVAKVGKALTTLPEGFRPLKQIEKLMEERKKMFFETRVLNWAAGELLAYGSLLDEKHIVRVSGQDVQRGTFSHRHAVLHDAETSAPYNSLNYIGEGQEKLSIYNSLLSEYAVLGFEFGYAMANPTALVIWEAQFGDFANGAQTMIDQFIVSSESKWQRMNGVVLQLPHGYEGQGPEHSNARPERFLQLAAENNIIVANMTTPANFFHALRRQLNWEFRKPLVVMSPKSMLRHPLCVSPVEEFTSGHFREVLGDVYADAKKVKRVLLCSGKVYFDLLDEQQQSGRTDVAIVRLEQLHPFPKKQLDAELAKYPKAKVYWVQEEPENMGYWNYLLRFMRRELEDVISRKPSASPATGYNKVHVKEQKDLVARAFDKPKEAVADDNIKATAEVAKKQD from the coding sequence ATGGACGCCAACTCTTATATCGCCAACGCCCACGGCGACTACCTCGACAACCTGTACCAGTCTTACAAGGCCGACCCGCAGTCGGTGGATGCGAGCTGGCAGAAATTCTTTGAAGGCTTCGACTTCGCCCAGCAGTACCCCGAGGACGGGATGCCGCAGGCCGATGGCGAAGGCGTGCTGACCACCTCGGCCAGCACCAACCAGGCCGGCGCCGTCCGGGCCGTGGACACGGTGGCGGCCGACAAGGAAACGCAGGTGCGTAACCTCATTCACGCCTACCGCAGCCGCGGCCATTTGGTGGCCAAAACCAACCCGGTGCGCGAGCGGAAGGACCGAAAGGCCCGCCTCAACATTGCCGATTTCGGCCTGAGCGACGCCGACCTCGACACCAAGTTCAAGAACGGCGAAGTGCTGGGCCTGGGCTCAGAAGCCACGCTGCGCGAGATTGTGGCCGCCCTGCAAAAGGTGTACACCCGCACCATCGGCTTCGAGTACATGTACATCCGCGACCCGCAGGTGCTCGACTGGTTCCGCGAGAAAGTGGAGAAGGACTCGCTGAGCTTCAACCCCGGCGTGGAGTACAAAAAGCGTATCCTCAAGAAGCTGAACGAGGCCGTGGTATTCGAGAACTTCCTGCACACGAAGTTCCTGGGCCAGAAGCGCTTCTCGCTGGAAGGCGGCGAATCGACCATCCCGGCTCTCGACGCTATTATTAATAAGGCTTCGGAGCTGGGCGTACGGGAGGTGATGATTGGCATGGCCCACCGCGGCCGTCTGAACGTGCTGGCCAACATCATGGGCAAAACCTACGAGCAGATCTTCTCGGAATTCGAGGGCACTGCCGTACCGGACCTGACCATGGGCGACGGCGACGTGAAGTACCACATGGGCTACTCATCGGAGGTGGAAGCTGAGGGCGGCCAGAAGGTGAACCTGAAGCTGGCCCCTAACCCGTCCCACCTGGAGGCGGTGAACCCCGTGGTGGAAGGCTTCGTGCGCGCCAAAATTGAGCACCAGTACGGCGGCGACTACCACCAGATTCTGCCCATCCTCATCCATGGCGACGCAGCTTTGGCCGGCCAGGGCATCGGCTATGAGCTGACCCAGATGTCGTTGCTGGAAGGCTACCGCACCGGCGGCACGCTGCACTTCGTGATTAACAACCAGGTGGGCTTCACCACCGATTTCGAGGACGCCCGCTCTTCGATTTACAGCACCGACCTCGCCAAGATCATCGACGCGCCGGTGCTGCACGTGAACGGCGACGACCCCGAGGCCGTGGTGTTTGCCGTGCGCCTCGCCACCGAGTACCGCCAGCAGTTCCACGCCGATATCTTCATTGATATGGTGTGCTACCGCCGCCACGGCCACAACGAGTCGGACGAGCCCAAGTTCACGCAGCCTACGCTCTACAACCTCATCAGCAAGCACCAGAACCCCCGCGAGGTGTACAACGCCATGCTGGTGCAGCGCGGCGACGTGGATGCGCAGCTGGCCCAGCAGATGGACAAGGAGTTCCGCGACACCCTGCAGGCCCGCCTGGACATGGTGAAGCAGAAGCCGCTGCCCTACAACTACCAGCCCCTCGAAAACGAGTGGCGCACCCTGCGCCGCAGCAAGCCCGAGGACTTCGAGAAGTCGCCGGAAACGGGTATCAGCGAGGAAGTGGTAGCCAAAGTAGGCAAGGCCCTGACCACGCTGCCCGAAGGCTTCCGCCCCCTGAAGCAGATTGAAAAGCTGATGGAGGAGCGCAAGAAGATGTTCTTCGAGACGCGCGTGCTGAACTGGGCTGCCGGCGAGCTGCTGGCCTACGGCTCCCTGCTCGACGAGAAGCACATTGTGCGCGTGAGTGGCCAGGACGTGCAGCGCGGCACGTTCTCGCACCGCCACGCCGTGTTGCACGACGCCGAAACCTCGGCCCCGTACAACTCGCTCAACTACATTGGCGAAGGCCAGGAGAAGCTGAGCATCTACAACTCGCTGCTGAGCGAGTACGCGGTGCTGGGCTTTGAATTCGGCTACGCCATGGCCAACCCCACGGCCCTGGTAATCTGGGAAGCCCAGTTTGGCGACTTCGCCAACGGCGCCCAGACCATGATTGACCAGTTCATCGTGTCGTCGGAAAGCAAGTGGCAGCGCATGAACGGCGTGGTGCTGCAGCTGCCCCACGGCTACGAAGGCCAAGGTCCCGAGCACTCCAACGCCCGCCCCGAGCGGTTCCTGCAGTTGGCCGCCGAAAACAACATCATCGTGGCCAACATGACCACGCCGGCCAACTTCTTCCACGCGCTGCGCCGCCAGCTAAACTGGGAGTTCCGCAAGCCGCTGGTGGTGATGTCGCCGAAGTCGATGCTGCGCCACCCGCTGTGCGTGTCGCCGGTGGAGGAGTTCACCTCCGGCCACTTCCGCGAGGTGCTCGGCGACGTGTACGCCGACGCCAAGAAGGTGAAGCGCGTGCTGCTGTGCTCGGGCAAAGTGTACTTCGACCTCTTGGACGAGCAGCAGCAGTCGGGCCGCACCGACGTGGCCATTGTGCGCCTGGAGCAACTGCATCCCTTCCCCAAAAAGCAGCTCGACGCCGAGCTGGCCAAGTACCCCAAAGCCAAGGTGTACTGGGTGCAGGAAGAGCCCGAGAACATGGGCTACTGGAACTACCTGCTGCGCTTCATGCGCCGCGAGCTGGAAGACGTGATTTCGCGCAAGCCCTCGGCCTCGCCGGCTACCGGCTACAACAAGGTGCACGTGAAGGAGCAGAAGGACCTCGTGGCCCGCGCCTTCGACAAGCCCAAGGAAGCCGTGGCCGACGACAACATCAAAGCCACCGCCGAAGTAGCTAAGAAGCAGGACTAG
- a CDS encoding SMP-30/gluconolactonase/LRE family protein, with protein MSSSLLLSGQKPWLATGLLAAALFTQACSSPSTPATDASGTTAATDSTQTAAPVAPANSPLQVVAQFREPQMVGVAVLPDGRVFADFPRWDNNPVMPIAEVAPDGSIKPYPDANWCTWNETLRNEPQKHWICPQSVYADNTGMLWVVDPASPGLRATVPGGPKLVKIDPKTDKVVQTISFPESVAPRKSYLNDVRVDTQNQFAYLTDSGLGSLVVVDLRTGRGRRVLSGHASMLADTTLNIKADGKELIDPSGNSARINADGIALSQDRQYLYWKPLTSYNLYRIKTEALRNSALTDAQLAGQIEDLGKVPACDGMEIDAQNNLYLTAFEDHSIKRRTPAGKIETVVQDPRLEWPDTFAFSGDSKTLYVTTSAIHKTATWNKGIGQQDQPYYIFKMALK; from the coding sequence ATGTCCTCCTCACTCTTACTCTCTGGCCAGAAGCCCTGGCTGGCTACTGGCCTGCTGGCGGCCGCTCTGTTCACGCAGGCCTGCTCCTCGCCCTCCACGCCCGCTACCGATGCCAGCGGCACCACCGCTGCCACTGATTCCACCCAAACGGCCGCGCCCGTCGCGCCAGCCAACTCGCCGCTGCAGGTGGTGGCCCAGTTCCGGGAGCCGCAGATGGTGGGCGTGGCCGTGCTGCCCGACGGCCGCGTGTTTGCCGACTTCCCCCGCTGGGACAACAACCCCGTGATGCCCATTGCGGAAGTAGCGCCCGATGGCTCCATCAAGCCCTATCCCGATGCCAACTGGTGCACCTGGAACGAAACCCTGCGCAACGAGCCCCAGAAGCACTGGATCTGCCCCCAGAGCGTGTACGCCGATAACACCGGTATGCTGTGGGTAGTGGACCCCGCCTCGCCCGGCCTGCGGGCCACGGTGCCCGGCGGCCCCAAGCTGGTAAAGATTGACCCCAAAACCGACAAGGTGGTGCAGACCATCAGCTTCCCCGAAAGCGTGGCCCCGCGCAAATCCTACCTCAACGACGTGCGCGTGGACACCCAGAACCAATTCGCCTACCTCACCGACTCGGGCCTGGGTAGCCTGGTGGTGGTGGACCTGCGCACGGGCCGGGGCCGGCGGGTGCTCAGCGGCCACGCCTCCATGCTGGCCGATACCACCCTCAACATCAAGGCCGACGGCAAGGAGCTGATTGACCCCAGCGGCAACAGCGCCCGCATCAACGCCGATGGCATTGCCCTGAGCCAGGACCGGCAGTACCTTTACTGGAAGCCCCTGACCAGCTACAACCTGTACCGCATCAAAACCGAGGCCCTGCGCAACTCCGCCCTCACCGATGCCCAGTTGGCCGGTCAGATTGAGGACCTGGGCAAGGTGCCCGCCTGCGACGGAATGGAAATTGACGCCCAGAATAACCTGTACCTGACAGCCTTCGAGGACCATTCCATCAAGCGCCGCACGCCGGCCGGCAAAATCGAAACGGTGGTGCAGGACCCGCGCCTGGAGTGGCCTGATACGTTTGCCTTCTCCGGCGACAGCAAAACGCTGTACGTGACCACCTCGGCCATCCACAAAACCGCCACCTGGAACAAGGGCATTGGCCAGCAGGACCAGCCCTACTACATCTTCAAAATGGCATTGAAGTAG